The following proteins are encoded in a genomic region of Synechococcus sp. CBW1002:
- a CDS encoding mechanosensitive ion channel family protein — MQLLQDFFGWFGYLERPSVLGQMLLALLPLVGLHLLRRRLRRRSPLVPLLLPLTLALIGLGTGLLAWAGQPYGLALLLLQLRAAWFGLDLLQLLLTKVLPSGLLHQLQSRLIRPAFLLLAGIALIDQLDTLDDLALISVGTWFGVPLDLSRLFLALVILYLVVVGSGPLAAALALLVKKVLEIDEGSRRAVQLLFRYLVVAIGVVWVCSHLGLNATAILAIAGGLSVGLGFGIKEVFSNFVSGLWLLFEGSVRPGAVLFIDGDPCEVRSLGLRAAVLWRDRDNAELVIPNQTFFTSTTTTYTGSDRMRRSQVSVGAAYRHDPEQVVALLEATARAQARVLPSPPPKALVLAYGESSIDYALRFWIANPMDNVSICSEVNMAVWKAFDAAGIEIPFPQRVVKTIEAPSPVSVPPAAPDR, encoded by the coding sequence ATGCAGTTGCTGCAGGATTTCTTCGGCTGGTTCGGTTATCTCGAGCGGCCCTCCGTGCTGGGCCAGATGTTGCTGGCGCTCCTGCCCCTGGTGGGGCTGCATCTGTTGCGAAGGCGGTTGCGCCGCCGCTCTCCTCTGGTTCCTCTGCTTCTGCCCCTCACCCTGGCTCTGATCGGTCTGGGAACTGGCCTGCTGGCCTGGGCTGGTCAGCCCTACGGGTTGGCCCTGCTTCTGCTGCAGCTGCGTGCAGCCTGGTTCGGCCTGGATCTGCTGCAGCTCCTGCTGACGAAGGTGCTCCCCTCCGGACTCCTGCATCAGCTGCAGAGTCGTCTGATTCGTCCGGCTTTTCTGCTGCTGGCGGGGATAGCCCTGATCGACCAACTCGACACCCTCGACGACCTGGCGCTGATCTCAGTCGGCACCTGGTTCGGAGTGCCGCTGGATCTGAGCAGGCTGTTTCTGGCGCTGGTGATCCTCTATCTGGTGGTGGTGGGCTCAGGCCCTCTGGCTGCGGCCCTGGCCCTGTTGGTCAAGAAGGTGCTCGAGATCGATGAGGGCAGTCGCCGTGCCGTGCAGTTGCTGTTCCGCTACCTCGTGGTGGCGATCGGCGTGGTCTGGGTCTGCAGCCATCTCGGGCTCAACGCCACGGCGATCCTGGCGATCGCCGGCGGGCTCTCGGTGGGGCTGGGCTTCGGCATCAAGGAGGTGTTCTCCAATTTCGTCAGCGGCCTCTGGCTGCTGTTCGAGGGGTCGGTGCGGCCCGGTGCAGTGCTGTTCATCGATGGGGATCCCTGCGAGGTGCGTAGCCTCGGTCTGCGGGCGGCGGTGCTCTGGCGCGACCGCGACAACGCCGAGCTGGTCATCCCCAACCAGACCTTCTTCACCAGTACCACCACGACCTACACCGGCAGCGATCGGATGCGGCGCTCCCAGGTCAGTGTGGGAGCGGCCTATCGCCATGATCCCGAGCAGGTGGTGGCGCTGCTGGAGGCCACGGCCCGTGCCCAGGCGCGTGTGTTGCCCTCGCCGCCGCCCAAGGCGCTGGTGCTGGCTTATGGCGAATCGTCGATCGATTATGCCCTGCGTTTCTGGATCGCCAATCCGATGGACAACGTGTCGATCTGCAGCGAGGTGAATATGGCGGTCTGGAAGGCTTTTGACGCGGCGGGCATCGAGATTCCCTTCCCCCAGAGGGTCGTCAAGACCATCGAGGCGCCCAGTCCCGTGTCCGTTCCTCCCGCAGCGCCTGATCGATAG
- a CDS encoding valine--tRNA ligase yields MAEATPDSASQAVTVAGPAAADAALPKTYDPAGTEARWQAAWEAAGAFHPDPNAPGEPFSVVIPPPNVTGSLHMGHGFETALIDTIVRFQRLRGKNVLCLPGTDHASIAVQSILEKQIKAEGGSKDDLGRDAFLERAWSWKAESGGTIVGQLRRLGYAVDWKRERFTLDPGLNKAVVEAFVRLHEQGLIYRGEYLVNWCPASGSAVSDLEVEMKELDGHLWHFRYPLTAGAKGSAAHGSENGADSVDHLVVATTRPETLLGDTGVAVHPTDPRYAALVGQTITLPLVGREIPIVADEHVDPAFGTGCVKVTPAHDPNDFAIGCRHGLPLITVMAKDGTMNAAAGRFAGLDRFEARQAVVAAMEAEGFLVKVEPHRHSVPFSDRGKVPVEPLLSTQWFARAEPLAARCREALDRGEPRFVPQRWEKVYRDWLTDIRDWCISRQLWWGHRIPAWFVVSETGGVITDATPYVVARDAAEAQAKAETQFGEASRAAGRELQLEQDPDVLDTWFSSGLWPFSTLGWPDENAADLATWYPTSVLVTGFDIIFFWVARMTMLSGAFLQEGEVPVGGRDTWIPFRDVMIHGLVRDENNRKMSKSAGNGIDPLPLIERYGADALRFALVREVAGAGQDIRLDYDRKDGSSATVEAARNFANKLWNATRFALMNLGGETPASLGNPDPAALTLADRWILSRLARVNRETAERYSSYGLGEAAKGLYEFAWNEVCDWTIELLKRRLNPRPASEACTPGEPLSAAALADQRVARQVLAKVLAELLVLLHPLMPHLSEELWHGLTGAPEGTFLALQPWPAVDEAALDAPLEAQFAELIEAIRVVRNLRAVAGLKPSQPAPVVFVTGRPELAAVLNAASGDITALTRAASVEVRDPAASTQAAASERCLAAVSGELQVLLPIEGLVDLDALRGRLEKDIAKAEKEIKGLASRLANPNFAGKAPPEVVAECRANLAEAEAQATLARGRLEGLG; encoded by the coding sequence ATGGCCGAGGCCACCCCTGATTCCGCCTCCCAGGCCGTGACCGTCGCCGGCCCTGCGGCTGCTGACGCGGCCCTGCCCAAGACCTACGACCCGGCCGGCACCGAAGCCCGCTGGCAGGCGGCCTGGGAAGCGGCCGGTGCCTTCCACCCCGATCCGAACGCACCGGGTGAGCCCTTCTCGGTAGTCATTCCGCCGCCGAACGTGACCGGCAGCCTGCACATGGGCCACGGCTTCGAGACGGCCCTGATCGACACGATCGTGCGTTTCCAGCGCCTGCGCGGCAAGAACGTGTTGTGTCTGCCCGGCACCGACCACGCTTCGATCGCGGTGCAGTCGATCCTGGAGAAGCAGATCAAGGCCGAGGGCGGCAGCAAGGATGACCTGGGCCGCGACGCCTTCCTCGAGCGCGCCTGGAGCTGGAAGGCCGAGAGCGGCGGCACGATCGTGGGGCAGCTGCGGCGGCTGGGCTATGCGGTGGACTGGAAGCGGGAGCGCTTCACCCTCGATCCCGGTCTCAACAAAGCCGTGGTGGAGGCCTTCGTGCGCCTGCACGAGCAGGGGCTGATCTACCGGGGTGAGTACCTGGTGAACTGGTGCCCGGCCTCGGGATCGGCGGTGAGCGATCTGGAGGTGGAGATGAAGGAGCTCGACGGGCACCTCTGGCACTTCCGCTATCCGCTCACGGCTGGCGCCAAGGGTTCAGCCGCCCATGGCAGCGAGAACGGTGCCGACAGCGTCGATCACCTGGTGGTCGCCACCACCCGCCCCGAAACCCTGCTGGGCGACACCGGCGTGGCGGTGCACCCCACCGACCCCCGCTACGCCGCCCTGGTGGGCCAGACGATCACCCTGCCGCTGGTGGGCCGAGAGATTCCGATCGTGGCCGATGAGCACGTCGATCCCGCCTTCGGCACCGGCTGCGTCAAGGTGACCCCCGCCCACGACCCCAACGACTTCGCCATCGGCTGCCGCCATGGCCTGCCGCTGATCACGGTGATGGCGAAGGACGGCACCATGAACGCCGCGGCCGGCCGCTTCGCAGGGCTGGATCGCTTCGAGGCACGCCAGGCGGTGGTGGCCGCCATGGAGGCCGAAGGCTTCCTGGTCAAGGTGGAACCCCACCGCCACAGCGTGCCGTTCTCGGATCGGGGCAAGGTGCCGGTGGAGCCGCTGCTCTCCACCCAGTGGTTCGCACGAGCCGAGCCGCTGGCGGCCCGCTGCCGCGAGGCCCTTGATCGCGGTGAGCCCCGCTTCGTGCCCCAGCGCTGGGAGAAGGTCTACCGCGACTGGCTCACCGACATCCGCGACTGGTGCATCAGCCGCCAGCTCTGGTGGGGCCACCGCATCCCCGCCTGGTTCGTGGTGAGCGAGACCGGCGGCGTGATCACCGACGCCACCCCCTACGTGGTGGCGCGCGATGCGGCCGAAGCCCAGGCCAAAGCGGAGACCCAGTTCGGTGAAGCCAGCCGGGCGGCCGGGCGGGAGCTGCAGCTGGAGCAGGACCCCGACGTGCTCGACACCTGGTTCTCCAGCGGCCTCTGGCCCTTCTCCACCCTGGGCTGGCCCGACGAGAACGCCGCCGATCTGGCCACCTGGTATCCCACCAGCGTGCTGGTGACCGGCTTCGACATCATCTTTTTCTGGGTGGCGCGGATGACGATGCTCTCCGGCGCCTTTCTGCAGGAGGGCGAGGTACCGGTCGGCGGCCGCGACACCTGGATCCCCTTCCGTGACGTGATGATTCACGGCCTGGTGCGGGACGAGAACAACCGCAAGATGAGCAAGTCAGCGGGCAACGGCATCGACCCCCTGCCCCTGATCGAGCGTTACGGCGCCGACGCTCTGCGCTTCGCCCTGGTGCGCGAAGTGGCCGGCGCCGGCCAGGACATCCGCCTCGACTACGACCGCAAGGACGGCAGCTCCGCCACGGTGGAGGCGGCCCGCAACTTCGCCAACAAGCTCTGGAACGCCACCCGCTTCGCCCTGATGAATCTCGGGGGGGAGACCCCCGCCAGCCTCGGCAATCCCGATCCGGCTGCGCTGACCCTGGCGGACCGCTGGATCCTCTCGCGCCTGGCGCGGGTGAACCGCGAAACGGCCGAGCGCTACAGCAGCTACGGCCTCGGGGAAGCCGCCAAGGGGCTCTACGAGTTCGCCTGGAATGAGGTGTGCGACTGGACGATCGAGCTGCTCAAGCGGCGGCTCAATCCCCGCCCTGCCAGCGAGGCCTGCACCCCGGGCGAGCCGCTCAGCGCGGCAGCCCTGGCCGATCAGCGCGTCGCCCGCCAGGTGCTCGCCAAGGTGCTGGCGGAGCTGCTGGTGCTGCTGCATCCGCTGATGCCCCACCTCAGCGAGGAGCTCTGGCACGGGCTCACCGGCGCACCCGAGGGCACCTTCCTGGCCCTGCAGCCCTGGCCCGCCGTGGACGAGGCCGCCCTTGACGCCCCCCTGGAAGCCCAGTTCGCCGAACTGATCGAGGCGATCCGGGTGGTGCGCAACCTGCGGGCCGTGGCCGGCCTCAAGCCCTCCCAACCGGCGCCGGTGGTGTTCGTCACCGGACGGCCGGAGCTGGCGGCGGTGCTGAACGCAGCCAGCGGCGACATCACCGCCCTCACCCGCGCCGCCTCCGTGGAGGTGCGCGATCCAGCTGCCTCAACCCAGGCTGCGGCGAGCGAACGCTGCCTCGCCGCCGTGAGCGGCGAACTGCAGGTGCTGCTGCCGATCGAGGGCCTGGTGGATCTCGATGCCCTGCGCGGCCGCCTCGAGAAGGACATCGCCAAGGCCGAGAAGGAGATCAAGGGCCTGGCCAGCCGCCTCGCCAATCCCAACTTCGCCGGCAAGGCTCCCCCGGAGGTGGTGGCGGAGTGCCGCGCCAACCTGGCCGAAGCCGAAGCTCAGGCGACGCTGGCCCGGGGGCGACTGGAAGGGCTGGGCTGA
- a CDS encoding 2OG-Fe(II) oxygenase: protein MRLIASYRNAGYEALADGVIAFFDRRPDLHRRGVAFSSGGAEGRSAEGQGAAAAGGDQEPDKISTDISLVAIDRSDPEAFALAEVIVRGVTAGLNQYLKERPLLRQCCPEQALFVNPIFNLQRYAPGEGFRSWHCDWTLSEEATEPNRRVLAWILYGNSLPEGGTEFHWQEHHEEAERGKLVIFPAGLSHIHRGRVSHTHTKTIATGWINAGRLEDYLARLATG, encoded by the coding sequence ATGCGCCTGATCGCCTCTTACCGGAATGCCGGATACGAAGCCCTCGCCGATGGGGTGATCGCCTTCTTCGATCGCCGCCCCGACCTGCACCGCCGCGGTGTGGCCTTCTCCTCAGGTGGCGCAGAGGGTCGGAGCGCAGAAGGGCAGGGCGCGGCAGCGGCCGGCGGCGACCAGGAGCCCGACAAGATCTCCACCGACATCAGCCTGGTGGCCATCGACCGCAGCGATCCGGAGGCCTTTGCCCTCGCGGAGGTGATCGTGCGCGGCGTGACCGCCGGTCTGAACCAGTACCTGAAAGAGCGTCCCTTGCTGCGCCAGTGCTGCCCGGAGCAGGCCCTGTTCGTCAACCCGATCTTCAACCTGCAGCGCTACGCCCCCGGGGAAGGCTTCAGGAGCTGGCACTGCGACTGGACCTTGAGCGAGGAGGCCACCGAGCCGAATCGCCGCGTGCTCGCCTGGATCCTCTATGGCAACAGCCTGCCGGAGGGGGGCACCGAGTTCCACTGGCAGGAGCACCACGAGGAGGCCGAGCGGGGCAAGCTCGTGATCTTTCCGGCCGGGCTCTCCCACATTCACCGGGGGCGGGTGAGTCACACCCATACCAAAACGATCGCCACCGGCTGGATCAATGCGGGTCGGCTCGAGGATTACCTGGCGAGGCTCGCGACAGGCTGA
- a CDS encoding extracellular solute-binding protein — protein sequence MAERPWQKRRLQLWLRHHSPVALPLALLLLVIGGWSLKSAVQWLGRDADSASPALRSKLQGMALESLESVSGPPLRGTLYMGIVIDPDRILNPEAYGDLNKRVQSLTNAFRTVHPGVTVQVQLFRSDSVIPKLKARVRSGLGPDLLVASGLIAGDLHAMGLSDSVQLTTQEQQQFHPASLARLRLPNGRLSGVPLLYFPEVICFNRSKVKTSPATLEELLQASAEGLRVGLATNPINIYWTAGALGANQALVTVMRGKPLQPELRQRLLGWLRWLQSASLQQRVTFYADQGQVLDDFLHDRLDWISCSSTNFSTLQRQLGPRLGVATMPSGLGGEPTPISRERVMVLGKGSSPDQRRIAKAMASFAINPLIQRSMTIGTFSLLPVNRFVPPPVSSSSTLEALVESQRQSNATEPLLDLLHAGDPRLEALAQTLVQLVFGALSPEAATEALIRDLRPLPSLQASR from the coding sequence ATGGCTGAGCGGCCTTGGCAGAAGCGACGCTTGCAGCTGTGGCTCCGGCACCATTCCCCTGTGGCCCTGCCCCTGGCGTTGTTGCTGCTGGTGATCGGGGGCTGGTCGCTGAAGAGCGCGGTGCAGTGGCTCGGCAGGGATGCCGATTCCGCCAGCCCTGCGCTGCGCTCGAAGCTGCAGGGCATGGCCCTGGAGAGCCTGGAGTCGGTGTCCGGTCCGCCGCTGAGGGGCACCCTCTACATGGGAATCGTGATCGACCCGGACCGCATCCTCAACCCTGAGGCCTATGGGGATCTGAACAAACGGGTACAAAGTCTCACCAATGCATTCCGCACCGTTCATCCCGGCGTGACGGTGCAGGTACAGTTGTTCCGCAGTGACAGCGTCATCCCGAAACTGAAAGCCAGGGTGCGCAGCGGTCTCGGTCCTGACCTGCTGGTGGCCAGTGGACTGATCGCCGGTGATCTGCATGCGATGGGCCTCTCCGACTCTGTGCAGCTGACGACGCAGGAACAGCAGCAGTTCCATCCGGCATCCCTTGCTCGCCTGCGACTGCCGAATGGGCGGCTGAGCGGCGTGCCTCTCTTGTATTTCCCAGAGGTGATCTGCTTCAACCGCAGCAAGGTGAAGACCAGTCCAGCCACTCTCGAGGAGCTGCTGCAGGCCAGTGCAGAGGGCCTGCGGGTGGGGCTGGCCACCAATCCGATCAACATCTATTGGACGGCCGGTGCCCTCGGTGCCAATCAGGCTCTCGTGACGGTGATGCGGGGCAAACCACTCCAGCCGGAGCTGCGCCAGCGGCTGCTGGGCTGGCTGCGCTGGTTGCAGTCCGCCAGCCTGCAGCAGCGGGTCACCTTCTATGCCGATCAGGGGCAGGTGCTGGACGACTTCCTCCACGACCGGCTCGACTGGATCAGCTGCAGCAGCACCAACTTCTCGACCCTCCAGCGCCAGCTGGGTCCGCGGCTGGGGGTCGCGACCATGCCATCCGGCCTCGGCGGTGAGCCCACCCCGATTTCGCGGGAGCGGGTGATGGTGCTCGGCAAGGGCTCCAGCCCGGATCAGCGCCGGATTGCCAAGGCGATGGCGAGCTTTGCGATCAATCCCCTGATTCAGCGCAGCATGACGATCGGCACCTTTTCCCTGCTGCCGGTGAACCGGTTCGTGCCGCCACCGGTGAGCAGCTCCTCGACCCTGGAGGCGCTGGTGGAATCCCAGCGCCAATCGAATGCCACAGAGCCGCTGCTGGATCTGCTCCATGCAGGCGATCCCCGTCTGGAGGCGCTGGCCCAGACCCTGGTGCAGCTGGTGTTCGGTGCCCTCAGCCCTGAGGCGGCCACCGAGGCCCTGATCCGCGATCTCCGGCCTCTGCCTTCCCTCCAGGCCAGCCGATGA
- a CDS encoding GNAT family N-acetyltransferase: protein MQSASLPDPEQPRPPRGAQRAMQEWEVSLLGRDCREVVSQLFTEVFTASEGAQEGLLVGRLASALSALIDDQEVIAFGAQQGACLLGCLFFTRLHFAQHQIRIDLLAPLAVSTAHQRQGIGLGLIHHGLQELRRRSLAAVLTYGDPAFYGQAGFRPLAQEVIQPPLQLSRPEGWLGRSLTAEAIPAIPERPTCVEPFRDPVYW from the coding sequence ATGCAATCCGCCTCCCTGCCGGACCCTGAGCAGCCGCGGCCTCCTCGAGGCGCCCAGCGCGCCATGCAGGAATGGGAGGTCAGCCTTCTCGGCAGAGACTGCCGGGAAGTGGTGAGCCAGCTCTTCACCGAGGTGTTCACAGCCTCCGAAGGTGCGCAGGAAGGCTTGCTGGTGGGCCGGCTTGCCTCTGCACTGTCCGCCCTGATCGACGATCAGGAGGTGATCGCCTTCGGGGCCCAGCAGGGAGCCTGCCTGCTGGGCTGCCTCTTCTTCACCCGCCTGCACTTTGCGCAGCATCAGATTCGTATCGACCTGCTCGCTCCGTTGGCGGTGAGCACGGCCCATCAGCGCCAAGGCATCGGCCTGGGGCTGATCCATCACGGTCTGCAGGAGCTCAGGCGCCGCTCGCTGGCGGCGGTGCTCACCTACGGCGACCCCGCCTTCTATGGACAAGCGGGATTCAGGCCTCTGGCGCAGGAGGTGATCCAGCCGCCGCTGCAGCTCTCGCGGCCGGAGGGATGGCTCGGCCGTTCGCTCACGGCAGAAGCCATTCCCGCCATCCCGGAGCGCCCCACCTGCGTGGAGCCCTTCCGGGATCCGGTGTACTGGTGA
- a CDS encoding IS5 family transposase: protein MRGQRERSGSLFSYVSIEDRIPAGHPLRRIRKLADQALDRLNPTFCDLYAAEGRPSVPPEQLLLASLLQAFYGIRSERLLLEQLHYNLLFRWFVGLSPDDPIWHPTTFTKNRERLLNEQVMGKFLEKLMGAPEVKPLLSDEHFSVDGTLLQAWASHASLERIDGQDDPPPPPSGPGEGFGAPKPGKKRAKGDFRGIKLSNKTHRSGSDPDALLARKSNAHPAQPSYRGHVLMDNRHALIVDCKVTQATGTGERDAAKAMAADRPGAHQKTIGADKHYDTRGFVAEMRRIGVTPHVVQNTARSGGSAIDGRTTRHVGYAKSIHARRGIEKVFGWIKQWGGLRQFKLRGTEKVSAVFGLNVIAYNLIRLGNLLKPAMAAA, encoded by the coding sequence ATGCGAGGTCAACGGGAGCGCAGCGGCTCCCTGTTCTCCTACGTGTCGATTGAGGATCGGATCCCGGCCGGCCATCCGCTGCGGCGGATCCGCAAGCTGGCCGATCAGGCCCTCGATCGCCTCAATCCCACCTTCTGTGATCTGTACGCCGCAGAAGGCCGGCCATCAGTGCCGCCGGAGCAACTGCTGCTGGCCTCGTTGCTGCAGGCGTTCTACGGCATCCGCTCGGAGCGGTTGCTGCTCGAGCAGCTCCACTACAACCTGCTGTTCCGCTGGTTTGTGGGGCTGAGCCCAGATGATCCGATCTGGCATCCCACCACATTCACAAAAAACCGGGAGCGGCTGCTGAACGAGCAGGTGATGGGGAAGTTCCTGGAGAAGCTGATGGGTGCTCCGGAGGTCAAGCCGCTGCTCAGTGACGAGCACTTCTCCGTCGATGGCACCTTGCTGCAGGCCTGGGCCTCCCATGCCTCACTGGAGCGGATCGATGGGCAGGACGATCCGCCGCCACCGCCGTCAGGCCCTGGCGAGGGTTTTGGCGCTCCAAAGCCCGGCAAGAAGCGAGCGAAAGGGGATTTCCGAGGCATCAAGCTCAGCAACAAGACCCACCGCTCCGGCAGTGATCCCGACGCCTTGCTGGCCCGGAAATCCAACGCCCACCCGGCTCAACCGAGCTACCGGGGTCATGTGCTCATGGACAACCGCCATGCCCTGATCGTCGATTGCAAGGTCACGCAAGCCACGGGCACCGGGGAGCGGGATGCCGCCAAAGCCATGGCCGCGGATCGTCCCGGTGCCCACCAGAAAACCATCGGTGCCGACAAGCACTACGACACCAGGGGCTTTGTCGCCGAGATGCGCCGCATCGGCGTGACGCCGCACGTGGTGCAGAACACCGCCCGATCTGGTGGTTCCGCCATCGATGGCCGCACCACCCGCCACGTGGGCTACGCCAAGTCGATCCATGCCCGCCGCGGCATCGAGAAGGTGTTTGGCTGGATCAAACAGTGGGGAGGTCTGCGCCAGTTCAAGCTGCGCGGCACCGAGAAGGTGAGTGCGGTGTTCGGCCTGAATGTGATCGCCTACAACCTGATCCGCCTGGGCAACCTGCTCAAACCGGCGATGGCGGCGGCGTGA
- a CDS encoding protein phosphatase, whose product MASDSQASAAALQATLFDFAIAELVRQHRQSFAPLWTRDSWAKLLIWLALNCGSGRERDDLEAFAAALGPVLTRRMRRLFFERELEDLGLQVMADPAEQQVLVLPLTGEGPVDQQLAAAALEQLGLRERVVEPERWQALEAVLAVPWAQNGNGHAAGSAAGTDGTAGEGPCA is encoded by the coding sequence ATGGCTTCCGATTCCCAGGCCTCAGCTGCGGCGCTGCAGGCCACCCTGTTCGACTTCGCCATCGCCGAACTGGTGCGTCAGCACCGCCAGAGCTTTGCGCCCCTCTGGACCCGCGACAGCTGGGCGAAGCTGCTGATCTGGCTGGCGCTCAACTGCGGCTCCGGCCGCGAGCGCGATGACCTGGAGGCCTTCGCTGCCGCCCTGGGGCCGGTGCTCACCCGCCGGATGCGGCGCCTGTTCTTCGAGCGGGAGCTGGAGGATCTCGGTCTGCAGGTGATGGCGGACCCGGCCGAGCAGCAGGTGCTGGTGCTGCCCCTGACGGGCGAGGGGCCGGTGGATCAGCAGCTGGCGGCAGCGGCCCTGGAGCAGCTGGGCCTGAGAGAGCGGGTGGTGGAGCCGGAGCGCTGGCAGGCCCTGGAGGCCGTGCTGGCGGTGCCCTGGGCCCAGAATGGGAACGGACACGCCGCCGGCAGCGCGGCCGGCACGGACGGCACGGCTGGAGAAGGCCCATGCGCCTGA
- a CDS encoding molybdopterin dinucleotide binding domain-containing protein has translation MAALRSNGAASRREFEVAGRVFHEPRFPTASGRAQLAVTPLPDLTLPGPEHFGGLAEGERGLVLSLITARSYGQHNTVVYKTGDQYRGMPHRHTLLINSDDLAASGLRAHQRVTVQGEAGALEGIELIPGSIRRGAGLMFYPEANVLMRPHKDPESGTPGFKRVPVLVKGCAASHPSPRSTEQPCSRARPEESAAP, from the coding sequence ATGGCAGCGCTCCGATCGAATGGCGCCGCCAGCCGGCGCGAGTTCGAGGTGGCCGGCAGGGTGTTCCACGAGCCGCGCTTCCCCACCGCCAGCGGCCGCGCCCAGCTCGCCGTCACGCCCCTGCCCGACCTCACCCTGCCGGGCCCGGAGCACTTCGGCGGCCTGGCGGAAGGCGAGCGGGGCCTGGTGCTCAGCCTGATCACCGCCCGCAGCTACGGCCAGCACAACACCGTGGTGTACAAGACCGGCGACCAGTACCGCGGCATGCCGCACCGCCACACGCTGCTGATCAACTCGGACGACCTGGCGGCCAGCGGCCTGCGGGCCCACCAGCGCGTCACGGTGCAGGGCGAGGCCGGCGCCCTGGAGGGGATCGAGCTGATCCCCGGCTCGATCCGCCGCGGCGCGGGGCTGATGTTCTACCCCGAGGCCAATGTGCTGATGCGGCCGCACAAGGATCCCGAGAGCGGCACACCTGGCTTCAAGCGGGTGCCGGTGCTGGTTAAAGGTTGCGCTGCTTCACACCCCAGCCCCCGAAGTACAGAACAGCCCTGTAGTAGAGCCAGGCCAGAGGAAAGCGCCGCTCCTTGA
- a CDS encoding methyltransferase domain-containing protein, with amino-acid sequence MASGAYVLGTEPPERERLRLQHEVWLPLAQAAWERAQLAPGQRVLDLGAGPGFCSVELARAVGAKGRVLALEHSDTYVDHARAAAAAANLAQLEVRRHDLAGDGPFDWGREAGSFDLAWSRWLAMFLPRLEPFLALVGEGLRPGGRFVAHEYMHWDTFALHPYGEAVDRFGRAVRASFREAGGDEDVNRRLPALLVSRGFRIDDLRPLPVLGRGGDGWSQWMERFVSLYGEELIRQGRWSEADAEEAVAEMAAARSDPGSYWVGPTVLELRATRVGT; translated from the coding sequence GTGGCCTCAGGCGCCTACGTGCTCGGAACCGAGCCACCCGAGCGGGAGCGGCTGCGCCTGCAGCATGAGGTCTGGTTGCCCCTGGCCCAGGCGGCCTGGGAGAGGGCCCAGCTGGCACCGGGTCAACGGGTGCTCGATCTGGGGGCAGGACCGGGCTTCTGCAGTGTGGAGCTTGCCCGGGCGGTGGGGGCGAAAGGGCGGGTGCTGGCGCTGGAGCACAGCGACACCTACGTGGACCACGCCCGTGCGGCGGCGGCTGCCGCCAACCTCGCGCAGCTGGAGGTGCGCCGCCACGATCTCGCCGGCGATGGCCCGTTCGACTGGGGGCGGGAGGCCGGCAGCTTCGATCTGGCCTGGAGCCGCTGGCTGGCCATGTTCCTCCCCCGGCTGGAACCCTTTCTGGCCCTGGTCGGGGAGGGGCTGAGGCCGGGCGGCCGCTTCGTGGCCCATGAATACATGCACTGGGACACGTTCGCCCTTCATCCCTATGGCGAGGCCGTGGACCGCTTCGGCAGGGCCGTGCGGGCCAGCTTCCGCGAGGCCGGTGGCGATGAGGATGTCAACCGGCGCCTGCCGGCCCTGTTGGTGAGCCGTGGCTTCCGCATCGACGATCTGCGGCCCCTGCCGGTGCTGGGACGTGGCGGCGATGGCTGGTCTCAATGGATGGAGCGGTTCGTGAGCCTCTACGGCGAGGAGCTGATCCGCCAGGGCCGCTGGAGTGAGGCCGATGCCGAGGAGGCGGTGGCGGAAATGGCGGCGGCACGCTCCGATCCCGGTAGCTACTGGGTCGGGCCCACGGTGCTCGAACTGCGGGCCACGCGGGTGGGCACCTGA
- the mscL gene encoding large conductance mechanosensitive channel protein MscL, with product MAPRRSSFLADFKAFINKGNVVDLAVAVVIGGAFGKVVDAVVSLVMTSLLEPALKAAQVDSINAWPAGAVIVALINFLVIAFVVFLIVRAIEATKRKEEAVAPPDTQAQLASAVTRLADALDRKGL from the coding sequence ATGGCCCCGCGTCGCTCCAGTTTCCTTGCCGATTTCAAGGCCTTCATCAACAAGGGCAATGTGGTTGACCTTGCTGTAGCGGTGGTGATCGGCGGCGCCTTCGGCAAGGTGGTCGACGCAGTTGTGAGCCTGGTGATGACCAGCCTGCTGGAGCCCGCGCTCAAGGCTGCCCAGGTCGACTCGATCAACGCCTGGCCGGCCGGCGCCGTGATCGTGGCGCTGATCAACTTCCTGGTGATCGCCTTCGTGGTGTTCCTGATCGTGCGGGCGATCGAGGCCACCAAACGCAAGGAGGAGGCGGTGGCACCTCCCGATACTCAGGCCCAGCTGGCTTCGGCGGTGACCCGGTTGGCCGATGCCTTGGACAGGAAGGGTCTGTAG